Below is a genomic region from Leptospira ryugenii.
GGAGATCTCCTCCTTTTTCTGGAGATAGAGAAGGGAAAGAATCCATCCCTGATACCGGGAGAGCCCTAACAATGACCACGTGCGGTCAACTAGTTTCCGTGGCCGCGCTAGCAAAAGCTTCCAACCGGAAGGAGAGAGCGATTCGAAAGCCAGAGCCTTTGGCTTGGAGCTTCAAGTTGATTCTCTGACTTATTCGTGCCGCATCTCGATAAAGAGAAATCCTACCTTTCCCAAGAGATTCGATGCCCGAGATGCCGGAAAGATGCCACTTAGGTCAGTTTTTGCGTCTAGGCAGGAGAATGGTGAGGGGTCTTCCCTGCCGCGCTAACAGGGGGAGGAAAACATTGAAAATGCGCTTATTTCCTGTCAAAATGTCATGTGTATGAAGAATTCCTCTGTATGTAAAAATGGCAGGGTTGTTTAATGCTTTACCAACGCTCCTGGAGGCGCAATTTCGAACCAGAATGGCTGAAACGATCCGATTGCGTGTCAAATGCCACGCTTGTTCTAATCTCATCGAGGGGACTGCTAAATATGGCTCTGGCCATTACGTGGCAGAAGGGATTCCTTTTGAATTTGTCGCTGTTGGGAAGGTGGAAGGCGCCCAGGGCCGCCGCGTAAAAGCGGAAGTGACCTGTACTTGCCCTAACTGTGGCGTTAAATGTAAGTACATTGTATAGGCATGATAACGATGCTCGTTAGTCACATAAATGCTTAGAATATGACTAATATAGTGACTGTAAATAATCAAATATATGCTGTTTAATTCTTCTGTTTACTGTTTATTTTTACTTACTATTCTGCTAATATACTTGCTATTAAATTTTAGTTTTGTATTCAATAAAACGATTGAAAATAGGCATATAAATGTCAAATCCCATTCCTTAGTCATTATTTTGCTTATATCTAGTCTCTTTTTTTACTCAATGTGGAATTGGAGATACCTGGGGCTCATCATCTGGATCGCCTCTGTTGATTTTTTCCTAGCCCATTGTATCCACCGCGAGGACAGGGCTTCCCGCAAGAAGATTCTTCTCTACCTTTCACTGGCCAATAGCTTGGGTATCTTATTTTTCTTTAAGTATTTCTTTTTCTTTCATGAGTCTTTGGGTTCTGGTCTGGGCCTTTTCGGTCTATCCCTTCCTTGGCAAGGTTCTACTTGGTCGCTTTTGCTCCCTGTTGGGATTTCCTTTTATACCTTCCAGTCAATTGCCTATGTGTCTGATGTCTACCGAGGCCTGTTGAAACCAGAGCGCAATTTTCTTCGCTATCTCTTGTTTCTCTCCTTTTTCCCCCAGCTTGTGGCTGGCCCCATCGTTTCCGCAAGGTCAATGTTGCCCCAATTGAGGCGGTTTTTGCCACTTCCCCGCCTTCCTTGGCGAGAGGCTTTTACCTATATATGTTTGGGAGTATTTAAAAAAGCTGTCTTAGCAGACCATATTGCTCCTTTTGTGGATCTCATTTTTGAATCTCCAGAAGAAATGAGTAGGATTGCACTTTGGTTGGGGATGTTTGCGTACGCTGCGCAGATCTACTGTGATTTTTCTGGCTATACTGATATTGCCCAGGGTTCGGCACTTATGTTTGGGGTTCGGTTACCTGAGAATTTTAATTTTCCATACTTAGCCCTTGGGTTTTCTGATTTTTGGAGGAGGTGGCACATTTCATTGTCGACTTGGCTTAGACTCTATTTGTACATACCTCTCGGTGGAAATCGCCAAGGGAATCTGAGGACCTATGTTAATTTAATGATTGTTATGCTCCTTGGAGGGCTTTGGCATGGAGCCAATTGGAATTTTATGTTTTGGGGTTTTGGACATGGTTTTTTGTTGGTAATGGAAAGGTATCTAGGATCTAAAAGAGATTGGGTGGAACTTTGGAAGAAAAAAGTTCCAAGCTCAGTTTCTAAGGTGTCCCTACAGTGTATTACCTTCCTATCGGTTTGTTTTTTATGGATTTTCTTCCGTAGCCAAACCTTTTCAAAATCCCTGTGTTACCTACAGGGGCTTTTTGTGGAAAATGGCCAAAAAGAACTCCCTTACCTAGTTTCAAAACAGGCTCTACTTTGTGTTGTAGTTTTGTTTTTGGGGCTTTTTTGCGGAGGTAGATGTCTACAGATTTGGAAACGTCTCTCCATAGAATCCGGGAACAACACAAATGTTATGCGGCAAATAGCGTTCGGAGCCCTATTTTCATTGAGTTTTATTGTATTGGTCTTATTATCTGCGGAGGGGACACCCTTTGTCTATTTTGTTTTTTAAATGAAACCTTTGTCAAAAAATTTAGTCTTCATACTTAGTTTTGTTTTGTGTTTATTTATTTTTGATGATTGTTTCTTTGGGAGGCTGAACTTTTCTCTGCCGAATGAATCACCTTGGAACACAAACCATTTTTTTAATTTTCTCTACGAATACAAAAGGATCGCATCTGAGAAGAAAACCAAACCTAGGCTTATCTTAGTCGGCAGTTCCATTGCTTACTATTCATTCCAAGCAAAGGATTTAGAAAAAGAGCTCTTACAAAAATGGGATTTGGATGTAGAGGTCTGTTTTTTGGCTTATGCAGGCAATAGCCCGCTGTATGTTTATCTATTGTTGGAATGGCTGTTTCCACTCCAACCGGATTTGGTAGTCTATCCCATTAATTTTATTGATTATCGTCTGCATAGAACGTATGTTTTGTTCCCGGAAGGCTCGAATGAGACAGTAACTGAGACTACTATGGTCCGCGATGCCTTGACCTTTGCAGAGGCACCACAGTCTTTATGGATCTTCCCTTGGGAAACGCTTGTAGAAGTAGGCGGTTTGATGGATTGGAAAGAAAGATCTGAATACCTAATGTCCGCTTTGTTTCGGTTTGTCCGCTACCGTGAGTTTTACTTAACGAATTGGCAAAATATCTACAACCACCGATTTGGACGAAATACAAGTTACCATGCCTATATGGGTGTAGATATACCGGAAGGGATCAGCTCGCTAGGTTGGACAGGCAAAGTGTTTAGCTTCCAGCCAACTGATTCCATGTTTGTTGGGGGTAAAGGGATCTGGTTGGAAATTACACCATTTCTTTTGCGAGAGGGCCCAGTAAATCTAGAAATCAAAAGTAAAGATGGCCGCAACAGCCAAACGGAAACCTTCCATTCCCCGGGTTGGAAACAAATATTTTTGCAAAAAAAATTCCAAAGTACAGAGGGCATCATCCGTGCAGAGCTTAGTAAAATTTGGTACGCCCATGAAGCAGCAGGTGCCTACCTAGATTACCACCGTGATCCCATGGGAGTTCGACTCCCACAAACCTTTGGTCTTGAGGAGCCCTTGCAAGGGCAACAGTACATCCGGCCCAAACGCACAGAGGATTTCCGCTTTATTGGGATGCCGGACAAAGAGTATGAAAGTTATTTTGCTTACCGTCTTTTACAAGGCCTGGAAAAACGCCCTGGAATTGGCTACTTAGTGGCATTGGAAAGAGCAAAAAAGCGCATTGCAGATGAGTCATTTCGGCCATACTTTCACTTTCGCTACCTGAAAAAAATTTCCGAGACCTTTGAAGCCAAAAACATCCCCTTGCTCATCATCAACAACCCAGAAAATCCCATTTCTCTTTCTTGGTATGAGCGGTCGAGCTGGTATAGGGATCATCTGGCCTATCTCCAAACATTGCAAGGAAAGCACGTACGGTTTGTGGATTTAAAAGGTGCCTTACCCATGCAAGCTTTCTCCGATTTCCATCATTTTACCTACCCAGGTATGGAACAAATGAATCCGATTTATGCGGAACAAATCGGAAATCTCTTTTCTAAATAAGCTAAATTTGAGACCTTACGATTAGGTAAGGATTTTATGCAAAAAATTAAGGTAGGAGTTCTAGGCGCTACAGGCTCTGTAGGCCAACGTTTCATTCAATTATTGGAAAACCATCCTTTCTTCACGGTTTCACACTTGGCCGCCTCGGAGAAAAGTGCAGGCCAGACCTATGGCCAAGTGATGAAATCTCGTTGGAAGATTTCATCTGATATTCCTGCCTATGCCAAAGACATCGTGATTACTCTTCCAAAGCCTTCTGAAACAGATGGCGTTAAACTCGTGTTTAGTGGCTTAGACTCGTCTATCGCAGGTGAGGTGGAATCTGAATATGCCCAAGCGGGTGTCATCGTCATTTCCAATTCAAAAAACCATAGAATGGATGCAAATGTTCCCATTCTCTCAGCAGAAGTCAATGCAGAGCACTTAGATGTTTTGAGTGCCCAAAACACAAAAGGTAAGATCATCACAAACTCCAATTGTACAATAATGGGAGTCACAATTTCCCTGAAACCCTTGTTTGATCAATTTGGTTTGGAATCAGTAATGTTATTTTCTATGCAAGCGATATCGGGAGCTGGTTATCCTGGGGTACCATCTATGGATATATTAGGGAATGTAGTACCCTATATCAGTGGAGAGGAAGAGAAAGCAGAAATTGAACCACAGAAATGTTTGGGTCGAGTTGTAGACGGTAAAATTGTTTCTGCCGATTTTAAAATATCTGCTCATTGCAATCGAGTTCCCGTATTTGATGGGCATACAGTATGTGTTAGTGCAAAGTTTAAAAAGAAGCCAAACCGAGAAGAGATTCTCAAAGCATGGAAAGAGTTCTCTGGCGAACCACAAAAGCTTCAGCTTCCTTTTGCGCCCGAGCAAACGATCTTATATAGAGAGGAAGCTGACCGCCCACAACCACGTTTGGATTTAGACACGGGTAAGGGGATGACGACGGTAGTAGGCCGACTCAGAGAAGATTCACTTTTGGATTGGAAATGGGTGGTTTTGTCTCACAATACGATCCGAGGGGCCGCAGGAGCTGCTCTTCTGAATGCAGAGTTAATGTACAAAAAAGGACTGATCTCGTAAGAAGAGCCCTTATATGTTGGATCCGAATCTACCAGAATTAAGAGTTATGGATTATTCTGCCTGTTTGCAAAAGGTACAGGCACTTGATTCACGTGGTGATTTTTCATATAAGGGTGTCTACAAAGTACTTTTGGTTATCTTTGAATGGACAGATAAATTTGCACAAAATAAAGTTTTGCCAAATGTTGAACAGATTGAACGAGATAGTTCCATAGACAGAGATAGAACTGAGGTTTATGTAACAGACCTCTGTTTCAAACAAAATCCACCTATATTAAAAAAATTGAATGTGATCGAGTTTCACCCCAACGAAACGGGTGATCCGGAAAACCCTCGCACTTTTTTAAAACACAACTCCGTTTTTTCAAGACCAACCACTAGTGATGGTGGTACCGCATTTCGATATGCCTTGGGTTTGAACGAAATGTCCACAAATGCGATCAAATCTTGGTACCAGGATAAAAGAAAATACATGGGCCAAGAAAAACTTAAAAAAGTAATCAAATCCGCAGTCGACTCTGGCAGGCTTTTTGATACTTATGCCTCCAGCGAGATCGGCAACTTATTCCAATGCCCTTTTGACAAAACAAAGGCACAGAAAGACGCAACGATTATCATTCATTTGAAGCCTATTTTGAAACAACTCGTGGATGATAAGGTCCTTTTCTTTTTCCGAAATGACAAGGCAAGTCGTCCCGGAAACAAATCTGTATTTATATATAATAAACCCGAGGAGATTGCTGATCGTTACGAAGCCTATCTGGATTATATTAAATCAACAATATACCCCTCTTTGCAAAAGTTAGGTGTAGTAAATGAGGCGAGTGAGGATGATTGGCAACCTGCAAAAACAAAGCTTACCGAAATCCTGGGATATCTAAACGAATCTTACGGTGACCAAAAAACTTTAGTTGAAGAAGCATTGATTCTAAACGAAATCATAGAGAAAGATAGAGAACGAGAAGAGAAACAAAAAAGAAAGCAGCAGATAGAAGACATTATGGCTTTTCTTTCTCAGGCAAATAGAATCGTCGAATTGAATCAATTGCGTGTGGCTGGTGAACCTCTAACGGATGAATTTAGATCCCAACTTTTGTCACAACCTGAAATTCTCTATGCCGAGTTTGCAGACCGAAAAATTTACAATGAATTTATTTTGCACAAGGCATGTATTGAAGGTGCAATTGATTCTGCAAAGAAAAGTTATATTGCAAAAAAAGCTGATTTAGAAATTCGGGTTCTCGCGCTCATGAATGTGACGGTCCATTTGATGGAAGAGGGACCTAAACGGATTCTCGAAGAAATTGAAGCACAAAGTTTATTTGGGTTTTTGCCACTCCTCACAAAGATATGGAGAATGATCATCGGCAACCCAACAGTCCATAGACATGAAGTCCCGGCTATCAAAGCTCGATTGCAACAACAGCTCAATAAAGATTTAGCTACTCAAAAAGCTGTGAAATTAGCAAAAGAAAAAGAAAGGATTGTAAAAGAAAGGCTCAAAGAACGCGAAGAGAAAGAAGCAAAAATGGCTGCCAGCAAGCCATCTAACGCAGACTCTGGCGAGGAATCTGAACCTGTTAAATCAGGTACTCCAGAAGAAGAAAAAAAATGGAAAGAGTCTATAGACGAAATTGTTCGGTTGTTAGATGAGGCTTGGGAGTTTGGTATTTATCCAAACCGAGAGTATATCATGTCCAAATTGAATGGAAAGTATGCTGAAGAAAACTTGATTTTCTTTCTAAAAAAATTTGGCGGCAAAGAACTTTATTCCTTCTCAGTCAGAAATCAACGAGAAAAGTATCCTTGGCCTATTTTAGTATCTACTAATTATCTTAAGAAGAATGGAAAGAAACTCCTTGAAAAAGCCAAAGAAGAAAGTGAGAAACAGAGAAATGACAAATTCCCTAATCAGGAAAAGTTTGATTTGTTTGAATCACAATTAGATTTCCTAAATAGAATTTTACCGAGAATAAAATAAATGCCTGCAATCGAAGATAGAAGAGCCCGAAAAACGAAGATTATTTGCACACTTGGCCCAGCAACTGCATCCAAGGATATGATCCATCAACTTGCTTTGGCGGGTATGAACATTGCAAGAATCAATATGTCTCACGGTGACCATGAGTTTCACCGTAAGATCATACGCACAATCAAAAGTTTAAACAAAGACGAATTACATAAACAACCGATTTCCATTCTTTTGGACACACAGGGGCCAGAAATTCGGACAGGTGATGTTGCGAATGACCTCCATTTGAAAGTTGGGGAAACTTTTACATTTCATATTATCCCTGGCATGGAAGCGGAAGCCCAAAGTGTTTTTGTTAACTATCGAGATATCGTAAAAGATTTGAAGGTTGGAGATAAAGTCACGGTTGACAATGGGCTCATCAATTTGGCTGTCCAGGAAATTCGAGAAAACGAGCTCGTTTGTACGGTGTTAGATGGTGGAAAATTAGGTTCCAGAAAACATATCAATCTCCCAGGGATTCGTGTTAATCTTCCTTCAATCACACCAAAAGATATGAAAGATATTATTTTTGGACTAGAAGAGGATATTGATTTCATTGCTCTTTCTTTTGTCCGATCCCATGAAGATGTGATTCAGTTGAGAGGTATCATTGAAGAACGAAATCACCATGCGCAGATAATTGCAAAGATTGAAGACCAGGAAGGTCTAAAGAATCTGGATGAAATCATAAAATATTCTGATGGGATTATGGTCGCACGTGGTGATTTAGGCGTCGAGATAGAAATTGAAGAACTTCCCATTGTCCAAAGAAGGATCGTCAAAAAGTGCCAAGAGGAGGGCAAACGAGTGATTGTTGCGACCCACCTTCTTGAGTCTATGATTCACAATCCCTCTCCGACCCGGGCAGAAGTTACAGATGTAGCGAACGCAGTTTATGAAGAAGCTGATGCTATTATGTTGTCAGGCGAGACTGCTATGGGTAAATTTCCTGTCCGTTGTGTGGAAATGATGGATAAGATAGCCAGACGAATGGAAAGGTCGATTAACCTAGGTATGGCTGCCAACCGCAATCCAAAAGATAAAAAGGAAGAAATGGCAAGGTCTGCCGCCAGTTTGGCAGACAATATGCAGGCACCGGCTATCATTGTGATCACTAGACGAGGGATTACGGCTAACAATGTTGCTTCCTTTCATCCCAAATACCCGATCGTTCATGCATTTACGAACATGACATCCGTGAGGCGAAAACTTTGGCTTACGAGAGGTGTAATTCCCTATCGGGTTGATTTTTCTTCCGATCCAGAAAAAACCATCAAACTGGCCATCCAAACCCTACAAAACAATGGATATCTGCAAGCTGGAGAAAAGGTGGTGATACTTTCCGATATCATCGCTGGTGAGGATAGAGTCGAAACAATCCAAGTACGCGAAGTTAAATAGTTTAGGTATGCTTGTAAGGCAGAGATGGATGATTGCCAAAGTCTCTGTGTGTTTACTTCTCGCGGTTAGCACAGTATTGGCGGAGGATAAGTCTAAACAAAGTTTACCTTCTTGGATTGGTGAGTTCAAAAAGCTAGATGCGCAGGAGCTTGAACAAAAAAAAGAAGGTTGGTACTTTACTGGCTTACCCCAAGTAGGAAGTGATGCCGTAACAGGTACTGGCGCGGGAGCACTTGTAAATATATTCAACAACGGATCGAAAGATTCCCCTTCATTTTCATATGTGCCCTACGAACATTTAATTACGATCGGAGTTTATGAAACCAATCGAAGCACCAAACAATACTTTGTTGAATGGGATGCCCCCTTTTTTTTGGATACCCCTTTTCGCTTAAAGACTTTATTTGGGCATGATGCTAGTTTATACAACCAGTACTTTGGCATTGGGAAAGAATCTTTAAAGCCACTCAGCTACCAAGACAGAAACCAAGTAGACTCTCTAATTCGTAGGAATGCTACATTTTCTGAATTCGAAACTGCAAATTCCTACTATGCAAATCGTGGCCCCGGCAAGGAGTTTGTTTCAACTCAAAACTATCATAATTACCAATTTGAAACCACATATGCACAATTTTTTATTGATAAAACAATCTTCCAAACATTTCGAATCTGGTCTGGTACAGAGTTTTCAAAAAATGTAGTGAGACGTTTCGATGGTCATTGGACAGAAGCAAGAGACCCACTAACGAATGTAAAGATTCCAGTCGTGGAAGACAGAACCAAATTAACAGAAGATGCAAATGCCGGAAAGATACTAGGAGAAAATGGAGGTACCCTCAATTATCTACGCGGCGGTATTGCCTATGATACACGGGATTATGAACCTGATCCTGATAGTGGATGGTTAATCGAATATAATATAAATAAAGCTGTGCCTCTCATAGGCTCCGATTTTGCCTATACTCGTCATCTTTTCCAAATACAAAACTTTTGGCAGCCTTTCCCTAAACTATTTGAAGAACTGGTCATTGCCCAAAGGGCTTTGTTTACGAAAATCACAGGAGAAGTTCCTTTTTTTGAGTATCGCTATTTATACTCTATTGATGGGCCGATGAGCGCAGTGGGGGGGTATAATTCCTTACGCGGGTATCGATTGGAACGATTTTACGGACCTGTTATGGGCTTTTACAATTGGGAATTGCGTTGGCGGTTTGGGACAGTGTCTTTTTGGGATAGTACATTTCAGTTTAGTTTGGTGCCCTTTTATGAAGTAGCCAATGTTTGGGATCGCACAAAAGAAATCCAAATGAAAGAGTTCAAACATTCTCGAGGCCTCGGGATACGGATTGTCTGGGACCAAGCAACAGTTATAGCACTAGATTGGGCAAGGTCCCGAGAAGACTCCTTATTCTATTTAGATATGGGCCATTCCTTTTAAAGTTTCATCGGAACTTCTATGGCTAAGATTTGGCTCCGCACACCGACATCTATGCTCACTTCCTCAGATTCCCAAACTCCCATGGCATCTCTTCTTTCCAGTGAATCTCCATTGATACTCACTTTGCCTTGTATTAAGAAAAAATATACTCCATTCCCACTTTCATGAAGGGTATACTTCAGGTTTGAGTTTGGATCCGAGTGGATCATTGAGAAATAGGC
It encodes:
- the pyk gene encoding pyruvate kinase; this encodes MPAIEDRRARKTKIICTLGPATASKDMIHQLALAGMNIARINMSHGDHEFHRKIIRTIKSLNKDELHKQPISILLDTQGPEIRTGDVANDLHLKVGETFTFHIIPGMEAEAQSVFVNYRDIVKDLKVGDKVTVDNGLINLAVQEIRENELVCTVLDGGKLGSRKHINLPGIRVNLPSITPKDMKDIIFGLEEDIDFIALSFVRSHEDVIQLRGIIEERNHHAQIIAKIEDQEGLKNLDEIIKYSDGIMVARGDLGVEIEIEELPIVQRRIVKKCQEEGKRVIVATHLLESMIHNPSPTRAEVTDVANAVYEEADAIMLSGETAMGKFPVRCVEMMDKIARRMERSINLGMAANRNPKDKKEEMARSAASLADNMQAPAIIVITRRGITANNVASFHPKYPIVHAFTNMTSVRRKLWLTRGVIPYRVDFSSDPEKTIKLAIQTLQNNGYLQAGEKVVILSDIIAGEDRVETIQVREVK
- the omp85 gene encoding Omp85 family outer membrane protein → MIAKVSVCLLLAVSTVLAEDKSKQSLPSWIGEFKKLDAQELEQKKEGWYFTGLPQVGSDAVTGTGAGALVNIFNNGSKDSPSFSYVPYEHLITIGVYETNRSTKQYFVEWDAPFFLDTPFRLKTLFGHDASLYNQYFGIGKESLKPLSYQDRNQVDSLIRRNATFSEFETANSYYANRGPGKEFVSTQNYHNYQFETTYAQFFIDKTIFQTFRIWSGTEFSKNVVRRFDGHWTEARDPLTNVKIPVVEDRTKLTEDANAGKILGENGGTLNYLRGGIAYDTRDYEPDPDSGWLIEYNINKAVPLIGSDFAYTRHLFQIQNFWQPFPKLFEELVIAQRALFTKITGEVPFFEYRYLYSIDGPMSAVGGYNSLRGYRLERFYGPVMGFYNWELRWRFGTVSFWDSTFQFSLVPFYEVANVWDRTKEIQMKEFKHSRGLGIRIVWDQATVIALDWARSREDSLFYLDMGHSF
- a CDS encoding MBOAT family O-acyltransferase — encoded protein: MWNWRYLGLIIWIASVDFFLAHCIHREDRASRKKILLYLSLANSLGILFFFKYFFFFHESLGSGLGLFGLSLPWQGSTWSLLLPVGISFYTFQSIAYVSDVYRGLLKPERNFLRYLLFLSFFPQLVAGPIVSARSMLPQLRRFLPLPRLPWREAFTYICLGVFKKAVLADHIAPFVDLIFESPEEMSRIALWLGMFAYAAQIYCDFSGYTDIAQGSALMFGVRLPENFNFPYLALGFSDFWRRWHISLSTWLRLYLYIPLGGNRQGNLRTYVNLMIVMLLGGLWHGANWNFMFWGFGHGFLLVMERYLGSKRDWVELWKKKVPSSVSKVSLQCITFLSVCFLWIFFRSQTFSKSLCYLQGLFVENGQKELPYLVSKQALLCVVVLFLGLFCGGRCLQIWKRLSIESGNNTNVMRQIAFGALFSLSFIVLVLLSAEGTPFVYFVF
- the asd gene encoding aspartate-semialdehyde dehydrogenase, producing MQKIKVGVLGATGSVGQRFIQLLENHPFFTVSHLAASEKSAGQTYGQVMKSRWKISSDIPAYAKDIVITLPKPSETDGVKLVFSGLDSSIAGEVESEYAQAGVIVISNSKNHRMDANVPILSAEVNAEHLDVLSAQNTKGKIITNSNCTIMGVTISLKPLFDQFGLESVMLFSMQAISGAGYPGVPSMDILGNVVPYISGEEEKAEIEPQKCLGRVVDGKIVSADFKISAHCNRVPVFDGHTVCVSAKFKKKPNREEILKAWKEFSGEPQKLQLPFAPEQTILYREEADRPQPRLDLDTGKGMTTVVGRLREDSLLDWKWVVLSHNTIRGAAGAALLNAELMYKKGLIS